The following coding sequences lie in one Glycine soja cultivar W05 chromosome 16, ASM419377v2, whole genome shotgun sequence genomic window:
- the LOC114389462 gene encoding mitochondrial phosphate carrier protein 3, mitochondrial-like, whose translation MALPDSSSRRNSLIPSFIYSSSSKTLPLHHMLNSASAAAPSQPPENLHAGSRGLMIPSPSESRKIEMYSPAFYAACTAGGILSCGLTHMAVTPLDLVKCNMQIDPAKYKSISSGFGVLLKEQGFRGFFRGWVPTLLGYSAQGACKFGFYEFFKKYYSDIAGPEYASKYKTLIYLAGSASAEVIADIALCPFEAVKVRVQTQPGFARGLSDGLPKFVRSEGTLGLYKGLVPLWGRQIPYTMMKFASFETIVELIYKHAIPTPKNECTKGLQLGVSFAGGYIAGVLCAIVSHPADNLVSFLNNAKGATVGDAVKKLGLWGLFTRGLPLRIVMIGTLTGAQWGIYDAFKVSVGLPTTGGPAPAAALASDAELAKA comes from the exons ATGGCTCTCCCCGACTCTTCTTCCCGCCGCAACTCCCTGATCCCCTCCTTCATCTACTCCTCTTCCTCCAAAACGCTCCCTCTACACCACATGCTCAACTCCGCCTCCGCCGCCGCCCCCTCCCAGCCGCCGGAAAACCTCCACGCCGGATCGCGCGGCCTCATGATTCCCTCTCCCAGCGAGTCACGCAAGATCGAGATGTACTCCCCTGCCTTCTACGCCGCCTGCACCGCCGGTGGAATCCTCAGCTGTGGCCTCACTCACATGGCCGTCACTCCTCTTGACCTAGTCAAGTGTAATATGcag ATTGATCCTGCTAAGTACAAGAGCATCTCTTCTGGGTTTGGAGTTTTGCTTAAGGAGCAGGGATTCAGGGGCTTTTTCCGTGGCTGGGTGCCTACCTTGCTTGGTTACAGTGCCCAGGGTGCTTGCAAATTTGGCTTCTATGAGTTCTTTAAGAAGTACTATTCTGATATTGCTGGCCCAGAGTATGCAAGCAAGTACAAGACCTTGATCTACCTTGCTGGTTCAGCATCTGCTGAGGTTATTGCTGATATTGCTCTTTGCCCATTTGAGGCTGTGAAGGTCCGTGTCCAAACTCAGCCAGGTTTTGCAAGGGGTTTGTCTGATGGGCTCCCAAAATTTGTCAGATCCGAAGGAACCTTAGG GCTGTACAAGGGATTAGTGCCTCTATGGGGACGACAGATTCCAT ACACAATGATGAAGTTTGCTTCGTTTGAGACCATTGTAGAGCTGATCTATAAGCACGCCATCCCAACACCAAAGAATGAGTGCACCAAAGGCCTGCAACTTGGTGTCAGTTTTGCTGGTGGATATATTGCTGGTGTACTTTGTGCAATTGTGTCTCATCCTGCTGATAATCTTGTCTCTTTTCTGAACAATGCAAAAGGAGCAACAGTTGGTGAT GCGGTGAAGAAGCTTGGCCTGTGGGGTCTCTTTACCCGTGGTCTTCCCCTCCGTATTGTTATGATTGGAACTCTTACTGGAGCCCAATGGGGAATATATGATGCATTCAAAGTGTCTGTCGGATT GCCAACCACTGGTGGTCCTGCTCCTGCAGCTGCTCTAGCTTCTGATGCTGAGCTTGCAAAGGCATAG